A region from the Triticum aestivum cultivar Chinese Spring chromosome 3D, IWGSC CS RefSeq v2.1, whole genome shotgun sequence genome encodes:
- the LOC123074651 gene encoding ABC transporter G family member STR2, giving the protein MAQPNHRYGGHRDLEAVIDMDQPEMPTAKGGSRFSFTGGLEFTSLTYTVVKKQRGVGGEWEKKDVDLLHEITGYAPKGCVTAVMGPSGAGKSTFLDALAGRISSLDGRVALDGVEMSPSVIKRSSAYVMQDDRLFPMLTVYETLLFAADFRLGSAVSPSDKKLRVDNLIEQLGLTTSRNTYIGDEGTRGVSGGERRRVSIGVDIIHGPALLFLDEPTSGLDSTSAHSVIEKVHDIACAGSTVVLTIHQPSSRILQLLDHLIILARGQLMYSGGPKEVTAHLGRMGRKVPKGENSIEHLLDVIQEYDQSEFGVNALAEFCLTGLKPRKLAAEGISTVSSIPPTPVGPGGEDFDHSLRSQHSKSPWSGAQFTPSRRPRKDQSGKSQNPPRYGPEIVMGTPTPLSSISVYTVNEADYLSPAQRASATGAPGVGINALGHRGKFANSYAAEVWVLMRRNFTNIWRTPELFLSRLMVLTVMGFLMATMFIKPKDNTQGITNRLSFFIFTVCVFFFSSNDAVPAFIQERFIFIRETSHNAYRASAYVVAGVITYLPFLLLQSAAYALITWWAIGLHGQFVYFLVMLYASLLSTNSFVVFISSIVPNFILGYAAVIAFTALFFLFCGYFVDSHSIPQGWKWMNTVSTMKYPYEGLLMNEFGGTRNFSSNPPLDGNAILENLTISVVKDRKWRMVLYLLGWAVFYRVLFYLVLRFASKNKRK; this is encoded by the exons ATGGCGCAGCCGAACCACCGGTACGGCGGCCACCGGGACCTGGAAGCCGTGATAGACATGGACCAGCCGGAGATGCCGACGGCGAAAGGCGGCAGCCGGTTCAGCTTCACCGGCGGGCTGGAGTTCACCAGCCTGACGTACACGGTGGTCAAGAAGCAGCGGGGCGTCGGCGGGGAGTGGGAGAAGAAGGACGTGGACCTTCTGCACGAGATCACCGGGTACGCGCCCAAAGGCTGCGTCACCGCCGTGATGGGCCCCAGCGGCGCTGGCAAGTCGACATTCCTGGACGCGCTCGCCGGGCGCATCTCCAGCCTCGACGGCCGCGTGGCGCTCGACGGCGTCGAGATGAGCCCCAGTGTCATCAAGCGCTCGTCCGCCTACGTCATGCAGGACGACCGACTCTTCCCCATGCTCACCGTCTACGAGACGCTCTTGTTCGCCGCCGACTTCCGCCTCGGCTCCGCCGTTTCCCCCTCCGACAAGAAGCTCCGCGTCGACAACCTCATCGAGCAGCTCGGGCTCACG ACATCAAGGAACACGTACATCGGGGACGAGGGCACGAGGGGCGTGTCCGGCGGAGAGCGCCGGCGCGTCTCGATCGGCGTGGACATCATCCACGGGCCGGCGCTGCTGTTCCTCGACGAGCCGACGTCGGGGCTCGACTCGACGAGCGCGCACAGCGTGATCGAGAAGGTGCACGACATCGCGTGCGCAGGGAGCACCGTGGTGCTGACCATCCACCAGCCGTCGTCGCGGATCCTGCAGCTACTCGACCACCTCATCATCCTGGCACGCGGGCAGCTCATGTACAGCGGCGGGCCCAAGGAGGTGACCGCGCACCTCGGCCGCATGGGCCGCAAGGTGCCCAAAGGGGAGAACTCCATCGAGCACCTCCTCGACGTCATCCAGGAGTACGACCAGTCCGAGTTCGGCGTCAACGCCCTCGCCGAGTTCTGCCTCACCGGTCTGAAGCCGCGCAAGCTCGCCGCCGAGGGGATCTCCACCGTGTCTAGCATCCCTCCGACACCGGTTGGGCCCGGGGGCGAGGACTTCGACCACAGCCTCAGGAGCCAGCACTCCAAGTCTCCATGGAGCGGCGCGCAGTTCACGCCGTCCCGGCGCCCCAGGAAAGATCAAAGCGGCAAGTCACAGAACCCTCCAAG GTACGGGCCGGAGATCGTGATGGGGACGCCGACGCCGCTGAGCAGCATCTCTGTGTACACGGTGAACGAGGCCGACTACCTGTCGCCGGCGCAGCGCGCGTCCGCCACGGGGGCGCCCGGCGTGGGCATCAACGCGCTGGGGCACCGCGGCAAGTTCGCCAACTCGTACGCGGCGGAGGTGTGGGTGCTGATGCGgcgcaacttcaccaacatctgGCGCACGCCGGAGCTGTTCCTGTCGCGGCTGATGGTGCTGACGGTGATGGGGTTCCTGATGGCCACCATGTTCATCAAGCCCAAGGACAACACGCAGGGCATCACCAACCGGCTCAGCTTCTTCATCTTCACCGTctgcgtcttcttcttctcctccaacGACGCCGTCCCGGCCTTCATCCAGGAGCGCTTCATCTTCATCAGGGAGACCTCGCACAACGCCTACCGCGCGTCCGCGTACGTGGTCGCCGGGGTGATCACGTACCTGCCCTTCCTCCTGCTCCAGTCCGCCGCCTACGCCCTCATCACCTGGTGGGCCATCGGGCTCCACGGCCAGTTCGTCTACTTCCTCGTCATGCTCTACGCCTCGCTCCTCTCCACCAACTCCTTCGTCGTCTTCATCAGCTCTATCGTGCCAAACTTCATCCTTGG GTACGCGGCTGTGATCGCGTTCACGgcgctcttcttcctcttctgcgGCTACTTCGTGGACAGCCACAGCATCCCGCAGGGGTGGAAGTGGATGAACACCGTGTCCACGATGAAGTACCCGTACGAGGGCCTCCTAATGAACGAGTTCGGCGGCACCCGCAACTTCTCGTCGAACCCGCCGCTCGACGGCAACGCCATCCTCGAGAACCTCACCATCAGCGTGGTCAAGGACCGCAAGTGGCGGATGGTGCTCTACCTGCTCGGCTGGGCCGTCTTCTACCGCGTGCTCTTCTACCTCGTCCTCCGCTTCGCCTCCAAGAACAAGCGGAAGTAG
- the LOC123078873 gene encoding F-box/kelch-repeat protein At1g23390 has translation MGLSIPASEPKHRRHGQEGCEADDDGAESPAIAALYLYGDVLESVVERVPAPDLAAAAGVSREWLRAVRSALRRRPRRLPWLVVHLHGRRRRTAAYDPHSGAWLTVQAPRHATPSHVRLVRGARGDRVCALSCSGLDVAGDPLGTSACVAMKAPGVWRVDPVLAAVGDRVVALGGACQLALAEGEDAAAVEVHEGGNWTACDPMPPALRESAAATWLSVAATDHRVYLADRTSGCASWFDPSMRRWGPTRRLKPDAGVSTWGVAPGRAGAEQLVLFGAKREGEGAKNKVVIQAWEVDGDTLDLSPGAAHHAMPSEMSARLFPHDEDEEDDGETFPSIGVCGNATGGYVYNSAEPANGAVLYELQQEGTAGGAVERWEWVPCAPSVRAEPLGRVILACSPVGLNELELSRGLPPLGPQRACTDVQ, from the coding sequence ATGGGCCTGAGCATCCCAGCCAGCGAGCCGAAGCACCGGCGGCACGGTCAAGAAGGGTGCGAGGCCGACGACGACGGCGCGgagtcgccggcgatcgccgccctgtACCTGTACGGGGACGTGCTCGAGTCGGTGGTGGAGCGCGTGCCGGCGCCCGACCTCGCCGCCGCGGCGGGGGTCTCGCGCGAGTGGCTCCGCGCGGTGCGGTCCGCGCTGCGCCGGCGCCCGCGGCGGCTGCCCTGGCTCGTGGTCCAcctccacggccgccgccgccggaccgcgGCCTACGACCCGCACTCCGGCGCGTGGCTCACCGTGCAGGCCCCGCGCCACGCCACGCCCTCGCACGTGCGCCTCGTGCGAGGCGCGCGCGGCGACCGGGTGTGCGCGCTCTCCTGCTCCGGCCTCGACGTGGCCGGCGACCCTCTTGGGACGTCCGCGTGCGTCGCCATGAAGGCTCCCGGCGTGTGGCGCGTCGACCCGGTGCTGGCCGCGGTGGGCGACCGCGTGGTCGCCCTCGGCGGCGCGTGCCAGCTTGCGCTCGCCGAGGGAGAGGACGCCGCCGCGGTGGAGGTCCACGAGGGCGGGAACTGGACGGCCTGCGATCCGATGCCGCCGGCGCTCCGCGAGTCCGCCGCGGCAACGTGGCTTTCGGTGGCCGCGACGGATCACAGGGTGTACCTCGCGGACAGAACCAGCGGGTGTGCGAGCTGGTTCGATCCGTCGATGCGGCGGTGGGGCCCCACCCGTCGCCTCAAGCCAGACGCCGGCGTCTCGACGTGGGGCGTCGCGCCTGGTCGCGCCGGCGCCGAGCAGCTCGTCCTTTTCGGAGCGAAGCGCGAGGGCGAGGGAGCAAAGAACAAAGTCGTCATCCAAGCATGGGAGGTGGACGGCGACACTCTGGATCTGTCCCCCGGCGCGGCCCACCACGCAATGCCGAGCGAGATGTCGGCGAGGCTTTTCCCgcacgacgaggacgaggaggacgacggGGAGACGTTCCCATCGATCGGGGTGTGCGGCAACGCCACCGGAGGGTACGTGTACAATTCGGCCGAGCCAGCCAACGGCGCCGTGCTCTACGAGCTGCAGCAGGAGGGGACGGCGGGGGGCGCCGTGGAGCGGTGGGAGTGGGTGCCGTGCGCGCCCTCGGTGCGCGCTGAGCCGCTGGGCCGCGTCATCCTCGCGTGCTCGCCGGTGGGGTTGAACGAGCTCGAGCTGTCGCGTGGACTACCACCTCTGGGCCCACAACGTGCATGTACGGATGTACAGTGA